The following DNA comes from Oncorhynchus mykiss isolate Arlee chromosome 16, USDA_OmykA_1.1, whole genome shotgun sequence.
actgaaaaattgggcgtgcaaaattattcagcccctttactttcagtgcagcaaactctccagaagttcagtgaggatctctgaatgatccaatgttgacctaaatgactaatgatgataaatacaatccacctgtgtgtaatcaagtctccgtatgaatgcacctgcactgtgatagtctcagaggtctgttaaaagcgcagagagcatcatgaagaacaaggaacacaccaggcaggtccgagatactgttgtgaagaagtttaaagccggatttggatacaaaaagatttcccaagctttaaacatcccaaggagcactgtgcaagcgataatattgaaatggaaggagtatcagaccactgcaaatctaccaagacctggccgtccctctaaaccaggggtgtcaaagtcaaatggacggagggccaaataaaaaaatcagctacaagacgagggccggactgttcgaatgttcattgaaaaatttttaaatgacgcatatagtctagtgaacctaattgaacctactgaaaacctaacaaatatattacaatatgatcagataaataaagcaatattttcttatggctctgtcagtaatctttaattttcaacagacacaaaagacaaatttcctttatataaatatccccataacatgaacattaaatgaaagaaaccggtattcaaggcaccatcagtagactatattttctattttagcaaaagtgggctaaatttacttcaaagaaaaaacaataatagcaattttctatcatccactcaactgaaatatttttaaaatataattggattgaaatacaaaaaaataaagtgcaaaaatctattaatcaaaaacaacactttgtttaaggagaagtaacatgcagtgaaaacaaatattaaattttaacttttaaacttgaactgagtaaaaactctaaatatgtgattgcacagtaatgttcacttgtttgaggttgagggtgatacttggtggtgtcccatcttttccacaagttcatcaatgttcggggtaaggctctgagctgaagaaatcctcagaattgagtggaggtgttcagcagtaagtcgacttctgtgtgatgttttgttcaggttcatcaaagaaaacagttgttcacacaggtatgtgctgccaaacatagacaacgtttgagcagcctggatgcgcagctggggcattgtgccggggaggaaacgggcgaactccgcagcacccactgccgcatattttgccctcagtgcatcattgcattggaggtcaatcaactccatttggaggtttggtggtgagctttccacgtcaacagcaaatgggttaccgagcagttccaacctgcttttttgtgcttcaaagtcagcaaatcggcgtcgaaagtcagcggcaagcatacctattttatcagccaactgtgtgctcgggaacgcactggtagagagcttctctttcatggtctggcagctgggaaagtggctcaaattttctttccgcatctgcgtctcccacagagtcagtttggttttaaatgccttcactgtactgtacatatcagagatgacacgatcccgaccctgcagctgcaagtttattgcattcagatgactcgtaatgtcacacagaaaagccatttcacacagaaacatttcgtctcggagttgtgttgtgtctttccctttgctgtccaagaacagacaaatctcctcacgaagctcgaaacatctttgaagcacctttccctggcttagccatcgcacctctgtgtgataaggcaaatcaccatgctccgtttctaactccgtcagaaatgccttgaactggcggtgattcaaacctttggctctgataaagttaactgtgcgcgtgatgatgctcattacatgctccattttcaaggctttaccgcacaacgcttcctggtgtatgatacaatgataagctgtcagctcacctgtcgcgttttcctcttgcatcttttcccgtatcttcgccaccagtccgctcctgtgtccacacatcgcaggtgctccgtcggttgtcaaacccacgagtttttcccaaggcagctccatctcatttacacatcttgacacctcttcatacaaatcatgccccgtagttgtgccatgcataggacgtaaagccaaaaactcctctgtcacgcttaggttggagtccactacgcggatgaaaattgacaactgggcaatgtcagaaatgtcggtgctctcatccacagccaaggaatatgcaataaaatcttttccctttttcacaagctgctcttttagattgatggacaactggtctactctctcggcaatggtgtttctgctcagactcacatttaaaaagagttgccttttttctgggcaaacttcgtcacaaactttaatcatgcagtttttgatgaaatccccctccgtaaatggccgggctgatttagcgatctcttctgccaaaataaaactggccttgacagcagcctggccttgtgatttggcttttttgaacagagcctgtcgagatttgaggcctcgttttaattcctctgccttttgtagcctttgttccatgtccatattcttgtttttgtccgcgtgtttcgtttcataatgtcgtctcagattatactctttcagtaccgccacactttctccacacagaagacacacaggttttccagctaccttcgtgaacatatactccgactcccaccttgtttgaaacccccggttctcagtatccaccttccgttttgccatttttgatgggtatctgaaagttaattttactgtgatgctgacgactgctgtgccaataaatattgaaatgaagcagcctactgctcggtgcgtcacctttgcattgtgggaaatgtagtattggtgcgtgtaaaagatctgcgggctgccggcttgctgcgggccggttctaataataaatcaagatcatcccaggggccgtaaaaaaccttcttgcgggccggatgtggcccgcgggccttgactctgacatatgtgctctaaactttcagctcatacaaggagaagactgatcagagatgcaaccaagaggcccatgatcactctggatgaactgcagagatctacagctgaggtgggagactctgtccataggtcaacaatcagtcatatattgcacaaatctggcctttatggaagagtgacaagaagaaagcaatttcttaaagatatccataaaaagtgtcgtttaaagtttgccacaagccctgtatatagcctccacatggactctgtaccagtaccccctgtatatagcctccacatggactctgtacaggtaccccctgtatatagcctccacatggactctgtaccgtaacaccctgtatatagcctccacatggactctgtaccgtaacaccctgtatatagcctccacattgactctgtaccggtaccccctgtatatagcctccacatggactctgtaccggtaccccctgtatatagcctccacattgactctgtaccggtaccccctgtatatagcctccacattgactctgtaccggtaccccctgtatatagcctccacattgactctgtaccggtaccccctgtatataacctccatattgtaccagtaccccctgtatatagcctccacattgactctgtaccggtaccccctgtatatagcctccacattgactctgtaccagtaccccctgtatatagcctccacattgtaccagtaccccctgtatatagcctccacattgactctgtaccggtaccccctgtatatagcctccacattgactctgtaccagtaccccctgtatatagcctccacattgactctgtaccggtaacccctgtatatagcctccacattgactctgtaccggtaacccctgtatatagcctccacattgactctgtaccggtaatccctgtatatagcctccacattgactctgtaccccctgtatatagcctccacattgactctgtaccggtaacccctgtatatagcctccacattgactctgtaccggtaccccctgtatatagcctccacattgactatgtaccggtaccccctgtatatagcctccacattgactctgtaccagtaccccctgtatatagcctccacattgactctgtaccggtaccccctgtatatagcctccacattgactctgtaccggtaacccctgtatatagcctccacatggactctgtaccggtaccccctgtatatagcctccacattgactctgtaccggtaacccctgtatatagcctccacattgactctgtaccggtaacccctgtatatagcctccacattgactctgtaccggtaacccctgtatatagcctccacatggactctgtaccggtaccccctgtatatagcctccacattgactctgtaccggtaacccctgtatatagcctccacattgactctgtaccggtaacccctgtatatagcctccacattgactctgtaccggtaccccctgtatatagcctccacatggactctgtaccggtaccccctgtatatagcctccacattgactatgtaccggtaacccctgtatatagcctccacatggactctgtaccggtaccccctgtatatagcctccacattgactatgtaccggtaacccctgtatatagcctccacatggactctgtaccggtaccccctgtatatagcctccacattgactatgtaccggtaacccctgtatatagcctccacatggactctgtaccggtaccccctgtatatagcctccacattgactatgtaccggtaacccctgtatatagcctcactactgttattttattgttcctccttaaattcatttttttattattcagtttattttagtaaatactttttttcttaactgcattgttggttaagggcttgtaagtaagcatttcactgtaaggtctaaccTGTTGTAtcagcgtatgtgacaaatacaatttgatttgaaccctaaccttaactacactGCTAACCGTAATGCCTAACCTGacattaagaccaaaaagcacatttttcttTTCATAAAGGGTTTACAATATAAACAATTTTGACCTTGCAGCCAGCCTATTTAAGGAGAAATGGCTCAATTCTGCCTCCAGGAGAAGACGCATGACAATAAGCGTCAACCTGCACAGATAACGCCACCGCCCTGCAGCACAAATACTACACCGCCCTGCAGCACAAATACTACACCGCCCTGCAGCACAAATACTACACCGCCCTGCAGCACAAATACTACACCGCCCTGCAGCACAAATACTACACCCTCAGAATGGGTACGAATCCTGTCCCAGACACCGCTCTgcatctccctcgctctctctgtctcccctctcactTCAAATCTCTGTCTAAATAAAAAGTGAAAATACcccataaagtgtgtgtgtgatatatatatataacgagtatcgcgatactggtatGGTCCTGGCCCTGATGATAAACCTATTATCCATCATAAAGGTTGAGGCTTCATATAATCTTTACATTATAGGATCACTGTGTTATGTCTCGTACTGCGATTGATTCTCACCTGCCCACTTGGATGCAGTAGTCTCCTCGGATGGTGCCGGGTTTGGAGTCGGCAGGGTTGGTCTCTCCCAGCATCACTCTGCCGGTCTTCACCACATTCAACCCTTCCCACACCTGGCACCCCACACACAGAGGGATAACGCTTTATTAACACAGTATTCTTTCTGATCTTCCATTTCTATGCACAGCGGTCAAATACATTTCAAGATAGAAGTACTAGTCTTAACCCTCCTGCTGCGTTCCAGacgaattggaccgatttacaagttctctctgtgaaaaatgctgttcatttaatctgattgtcataaggttccatgactttgtccacacagggcatctgaacacacaaaatacatgttgatgattttcatgacattttgggtgttttatttaacttttgaacacctgtggtgttcccgaccggtcattagaaatgaatgggtgagactagAATTAGTGTATAAAACTGAGTTCAGCCACATgaccattcatcagatggacacacttcctctcccagactcccacatgcatgtgtgtttgagcacacacacacactcacaccttcttggcttccatggcaacccccacgggGAACCACACCTgctggcattctcacaaacaatcgcaacatgCGTAGTCTTTTCTGTCTTCTTGAAGGAGAAACTAGATGCTTACATCATGTCAATGAACACAACAAGGAACGTTTGTCTTACCATAGCCACCACTGGGCCGGAGGCCATGTAGCTGACGAGACCAGGGAAGAAGGGTCTGTCCTTCAGGTCGGCATAGTGCTTCTTCAGCAGAGACTCTGGGGCCTGGGTTAGTCAGACACAACAGCCACAACCGTCAATAACCCATCATAACCATAGGGACACACACAAGGCATATCACGGCAAAATACACTGGGCTATGTTGAACAATCACGTCGACAAcatgcatttcattttttttggggggggggggcgatttagcagacgctctccaTACAACAAGGGTTTGGTAAAGCTACAGCCAATATCTGGAGAGCtccagtgtacaaaacattaggaacaccttcgtAATATTGATTTGCACCCCTTTTAGCTCTCAGAAgtgcctcaattcatcggggcatggactctacaaagggttgaaagcgttccacagggatgctgccccaatgcttcccacagttgggtcaagttggctggatgtcctttgggtagtggaccattcttaatacacacaggACACTTAAGCATGAATCATTCAGCAGcaatgcagttcttgacacacttagACTGATGCGTCTGGCACTTACTACCAAACCCTGTTCAAAAAGGCACtgacatattttgtcttgcccattcaccttctgaacggcacacatacacaatatatatctcagttgtctcaaggcttaaaacatCCATATTTAAgccgtctcctcccattcatctacactgattgaagtggatttaacaagcgacatcaataagggataaaagctttcacctggattcacatggtcagtctatgtcatggaaagagatctttatgttttgtacattcacAGGAAGTCACCAGAGCTTGTAACCAGGAACCAGTTGACTGCATGCGCTTAACCCTGAAATAGCCCACCGTAAACAGAGTGACTATTATCAGTGGGCCCTCCTGATCCCTGGGTTCGGGGGTCACAGGCAGCCTTCCTGgccacagaccaacacacagagaATCAGGAGACACCACTCAATGCTAATCACACCTGTGGATAAGAACAGTCAGCAAGATCCTCTGCACTGTcctctaccctactgtactctaccctactgtacAGCACCCTACTGTACAGCATCCTAATTTAGTCTACTGTACAGAACCctaatgtagcctactgtacccaTACTGCACTGTACCCTACCGCACTCAGTGGTGGTTGGTGTCTTTTAAGATGAGGCAGGACGAtcattttttttatgagcatggcttTAATTCTAAATACACCATATTCAATGTAAAaatgataggtttaggctactacatgttACTCTAATTGTCCCTATACCCACcacgaggttgctacaacctagcctatgaatgaaagtttacaacgtaggtgcactcAGGTAGAGAGAAATTTGAGTATtcgaggtgacagacagtgacacattcaataccaccttgcaaactcttgcctgcatctagataatctagggtgtaatcattagtccaacagtttaAAATAAGAGAGTTTAtaatggacaaattcaggtatgtttatccaagtggaggctactgagtggaggacggctcataatgtctagaatggagtgaatggaataaAATATATGAAAACCATGTTTTTGatacattccagccattattatgagccgtcctcccctcaccagcctccactggttgatCCACGTTCCGTTATGTTTGCTTCTGCTTTTGAgaaagtttttcaacagaatcagtggaatgaatACAGTCAGTTACACCagaggccccggtggcaataaattaattaaaccaaaagcttaccttggaagagttccagtgttggatagccatagccagctagctaacatagcatccctctctgttggatagccatagccagctagctaacatagcatccctctctgttggatagccatagccagctagctaacatagcatccctctctgttggatagccatagccagctagctaacatagcatccctctctgttggatagctatagccagctagctaacatagcatccctctctgttggatagccatagccagctagctaacatagcatccctctctgttggatagccatagccagatagctaacatagcatccctctctgttggatagccatagccagctagctaacatagcatccctctctgttttagccaggtgtttgagtaggctaaactagctagctgcattcgctagttaagtgaaagaaaaatacaacaaaatatctctctcgttctccttcatttttgttcaaaactgttcaactattttctccctccctctttgggTCAGCTTACTTAACACATTTAatgtactgcagtgctagctaggtGTAGCTTatactttcagtactagattgattctctgatcctttgattgggtgaacaacatgtcagttcatgcttcaAGAGCTcggataggttggaggacgtcctccggaagttgtcataattactgtggaagtatatggaagggggtgagaaccatgagcctcctaggttttgtattgaagtcaatgtacccagaggaggacggaaccTAGCTgccctccagctacaccatggttctaccctacagagtgctgttgaagcTACTGTAAACCTTTATTGCAAAACAATGTATTTTAATCAATTAtctggtgacgtgaatatattttcTATAGTTACTCTAATGTACAAATGTACCCGACTTTACCctaatgtactatactgtagcctactgtactctactgtattgtatgtcCAATCATTGTGTATTGGCACAAGTTCTTGCTTAgatggtattttattaggatccccattagctgttgcaaaagcagcagctactcttcctggggtccaacacaaaacatgaaacatgacataatacagaacatcaatagaaaAGAACAGCActacaaatatatttttaaaggcacacgtagaCTAcgtatcaatgcatacacacaaactatagTTGACTTTTGTCAAGGTTCaagatacatgttttttttttaaagaatatctGTCAGATAGCTGATTTACATAATGGATAGGCCTGCCATTGAGTCCTAATTACTGGTTAATAATGTCCTGAAAGTGAAAAGGATTATATAGATAacatttgaaataaaataaaagagaTTACAGTTAGTAGAATAACGTACCTGGATGAATTTCATCCCCACCAGTTTGAAGCCCTTTAGCTCAAATCTCTTGATGATATCTCCGACAAGCCTCCTCTGAACTCCATCTGGCTTAATGGCAATGAACGTCCGCTCCTCGTTTGACATGGCGCTATAAGGACAGAAGAACATgacagtagaaagagagagaggtacacagtgacgagcagagagaggaggggtggggg
Coding sequences within:
- the LOC100135963 gene encoding nucleoside diphosphate kinase; protein product: MSNEERTFIAIKPDGVQRRLVGDIIKRFELKGFKLVGMKFIQAPESLLKKHYADLKDRPFFPGLVSYMASGPVVAMVWEGLNVVKTGRVMLGETNPADSKPGTIRGDYCIQVGRNIIHGSDSVESANKEINLWFKPEELCSYTSCSSSWLY